One segment of Mesoplodon densirostris isolate mMesDen1 chromosome 6, mMesDen1 primary haplotype, whole genome shotgun sequence DNA contains the following:
- the LZTS1 gene encoding leucine zipper putative tumor suppressor 1, whose amino-acid sequence MGSVSSLISGHGFHSKHCRASQYKLRKSSHLKKLNRYSDGLLRFGFSQDSGHGKSSSKMGKSEDFFYIKVSQKARGSHRPDYTALSSGDLGGQAGVDFGPSTPPKLMPFSNQLEMDLEKGAVRPTAFKPVLPRSGALLHSSPESAGHQLHPAPPDKPEEQGLKPGLCSGALSDSGRNSMSSLPTHSTTSSYQLDPLVTPVGPASRFGGSAHNITQGILLQDSNMMSLKALSFSDGGSKLAHPSRADKGSIRSPISTDQCTVQDLEQQLLEREGELQKLHRSFEEKGPAASQAYEERPRRCKDEPEGLEPKGKLKAAAQKSQRAQQVLHLQVLQLQQEKRQLRQELESLMKEQDLLESKLRSYEKEKTSFVPALEETQWEVCQKSGEISLLKQQLKESQTEINAKASEILNLKAQLKDTRGRLEGLELKTQDLESALRTKGLELEVCENELQRKKNEAELLREKVNLLELQAQAALPRGRDAAALGPASAEDVPALQRELERLRAELREERQGHDQMSSGFQHERLLWKEEKEKVIQYQKQLQQSYLAMYQRNQRLEKTLQQLARADGAGEPFEIDLEGADIPYEDIIATEI is encoded by the exons CAGCAGCCTCATCTCCGGCCATGGCTTCCACAGTAAGCACTGCCGGGCCTCCCAGTACAAGCTGCGCAAGTCCTCCCACCTCAAGAAGCTCAATCGGTATTCAGACGGGCTGCTGAGATTTGGCTTCTCCCAGGACTCGGGTCATGGCAAGTCCAGCTCCAAAATGGGCAAGAGTGAAGACTTCTTCTATATCAAGGTCAGCCAGAAGGCCCGGGGCTCCCACCGCCCCGATTACACTGCACTGTCCAGCGGGGACCTAGGGGGCCAGGCCGGGGTGGACTTCGGCCCGTCCACCCCACCCAAGCTCATGCCCTTCTCCAACCAGCTAGAAATG GACTTGGAGAAGGGTGCTGTGAGACCCACGGCCTTCAAGCCGGTGCTGCCACGGTCGGGCGCCCTCCTCCACTCGTCCCCCGAGAGCGCGGGCCACCAGCTGCACCCCGCGCCTCCAGACAAGCCCGAGGAGCAGGGGCTGAAGCCCGGCCTGTGCTCCGGGGCGCTGTCTGACTCCGGCCGGAACTCCATGTCCAGCCTGCCTACTCACAGCACCACCAGCAGCTACCAGCTGGACCCGCTGGTCACACCGGTGGGGCCCGCCAGCCGCTTTGGGGGCTCAGCCCACAACATCACTCAGGGCATCCTGCTCCAGGACAGCAACATGATGAGCCTGAAGGCCCTGTCTTTCTCCGACGGGGGCAGCAAGCTGGCCCACCCGAGCAGGGCGGACAAGGGCTCCATCCGTTCCCCCATCTCCACGGACCAGTGCACCGTCCAGGACCTGGAGCAGCAACTGCTGGAGAGGGAGGGTGAGCTCCAGAAGCTGCACCGCAGCTTTGAGGAGAAGGGGCCGGCCGCCAGCCAGGCCTACGAGGAGCGACCGCGGCGCTGCAAGGACGAGCCAGAGGGGCTGGAGCCCAAGGGCAAGCTGAAGGCCGCGGCACAGAAGAGCCAGCGCGCCCAGCAGGTGCTGCACCTGCAGGTGCTCCAACTCCAGCAGGAGAAGCGGCAGCTGCGGCAGGAGCTCGAGAGCCTCATGAAGGAGCAGGACCTGCTGGAGAGCAAGCTCAGGTCCTATGAGAAGGAGAAGACCAGCTTCGTCCCTGCGCTGGAGGAGACGCAGTGGGAG GTGTGCCAGAAGTCTGGCGAGATCTCTCTCCTGAAGCAGCAGCTGAAGGAGTCCCAGACGGAGATCAACGCCAAGGCCAGCGAGATCCTCAACCTGAAGGCGCAGCTGAAGGATACGCGGGGCAGGCTGGAGGGCCTGGAGCTGAAGACGCAGGACCTGGAGAGCGCGCTGCGCACCAAGGGCCTGGAGCTGGAGGTCTGCGAGAACGAGCTGCAGCGCAAGAAGAACGAGGCGGAGCTGCTGCGGGAGAAGGTGAACCTGCTGGAGCTTCAGGCCCAGGCCGCCCTGCCGCGGGGCCGGGACGCGGCCGCCCTGGGGCCCGCCTCCGCCGAGGACGTGCCTGCCCTGCAGCGGGAGCTGGAACGGCTGCGGGCCGAGCTCAGGGAGGAGCGGCAGGGCCACGACCAGATGTCCTCGGGCTTCCAGCATGAGCGGCTGCtatggaaggaggagaaggagaaggtgaTCCAGTACCAGAAGCAGCTGCAGCAGAGCTACCTGGCCATGTACCAGCGGAACCAGCGCCTGGAAAAGACGCTGCAGCAGCTGGCCCGCGCAGATGGTGCAGGGGAGCCCTTTGAGATTGACCTCGAAGGGGCTGACATCCCTTATGAGGACATTATCGCCACCGAGATCTGA